A stretch of the Oncorhynchus nerka isolate Pitt River unplaced genomic scaffold, Oner_Uvic_2.0 unplaced_scaffold_1365, whole genome shotgun sequence genome encodes the following:
- the LOC135568876 gene encoding deleted in malignant brain tumors 1 protein-like: SLCGLVDGAGLCSGRVEVKSSQSWASVCEVDFDRQDAEVVCRDIGCGAPAALQGGSMEKVRVRPGIKSSSVKAKSPFSLDCDTSDRKHNTCLPGNAVGLTCSEPDNVRLVGGGSRCAGGVEWYDQGEWRTVGTLSDVKAMAAVVCRQLGCGSTLSVLPGDTTRRFGVSCSGSESSLRECLTSYDLLPGLTVICSDLLVQPDISLTDSLGGVSRDHNFTITCSTQPQYPGGSFLLTFTGSNIQQIQPAVNHSAAFHFPAADDSHQGNYSCVYDNYVFS; encoded by the exons AGTCTGTGTGGGCTTGTGGATGGAGCTGGTCTCTGCTCTGGGAGAGTGGAGGTGAAGTCCAGTCAGTCCTGGGCCTCAGTGTGTGAAGTTGACTTTGACCGGCAGGATGCAGAGGTAGTCTGTAGGGATATTGGCTGTGGGGCTCCTGCAGCTCTACAGGGGGGCTCTATGGAGAAGGTGAGGGTCAGACCTGGGATAAAGAGTTCCAGTGTAAAGGCAAAGAGTCCCTTCTCCCTGGACTGTGACACCTCAGACAGAAAACACAACACCTGCCTACCTGGTAATGCTGTTGGACTCACCTGCTCAG AGCCTGATAatgtgaggctggtgggaggaggcagtcgctgtgctggtggagtggagtggtacgaccagggagagtggaggacTGTGGGAACTCTCTCTGACGTGAAGGCTATGGCtgcagtagtgtgtagacagTTGGGTTGTGGCTCCACTCTTTCAGTACTACCTGGAGACACCACTAGAAGGTTTGGAGTTTCCTGTTCTGGGTCTGAGTCTTCACTAAGGGAGTGTTTGACAAGTTATGATCTCCTTCCTGGACTCACAGTGATCTGCTCAG ATCTCCTGGTCCAGCCTGATATCTCCCTGACTGACTCATTGGGAGGGGTCTCCAGGGACCACAACTTCACCATCACCTGCTCCACTCAGCCACAGTACCCAGGAGGCTCCTTCCTCCTCACGTTCACCGGCTCCAACATACAGCAGATCCAGccagctgtcaatcactctgCTGCCTTCCACTTCCCTGCTGCAGATGACTCCCACCAAGGGAACTACAGCTGTGTTTATGACAATTATGTTTTCTCATAA